Proteins encoded by one window of Melanotaenia boesemani isolate fMelBoe1 chromosome 10, fMelBoe1.pri, whole genome shotgun sequence:
- the LOC121647378 gene encoding uncharacterized protein LOC121647378 isoform X1 → MAPIIEWISKVKELLKQSPLAANSCFGLILFVLEKIVEIEFVCPCKPTWNPWHVSAFFVVPAVIVFVLISYIQSCGFKQYSCEAFMKSLVPTILWLILLFLDGRYVACAHTSWSGKYEIDNASLNRWCNPSNSTEGSLTDTQAYYAYSQYAGIMAALGLAVVYFGYLCIICKDQKNTNETTNVNELEMFSPKLDGIVPKPDEIVPKPDEIVPKPDEIVPKPDEIVPKPDEIVPKPDEIVPKPDEIVSKPENPIH, encoded by the exons ATGGCCCCGATTATTGAATGGATTTCTAAAGTGAAGGAACTACTGAAACAAAGCCCTCTGGCAGCAAATTCTTGTTTTGGATTAATCCTCTTTGTTCTGGAGAAAATCGTGGAGATTGAATTTGTATGTCCTTGCAAACCTACATGGAATCCTTGGcatgtttcagcattttttgTTGTTCCAGCAGTGATAGTCTTCGTGCTTATAAGTTACATTCAAAGCTGTGGGTTTAAGCAATACTCCTGTGAAGCTTTCATGAAAAGTTTAGTTCCTACCATATTGTGGCTGATTTTGCTGTTTCTTGATGGTCGATATGTTGCCTGTGCACACACATCCTGGTCAGGAAAATATGAAATTGACAACGCTTCATTGAATAGATGGTGTAATCCATCAAACTCAACTGAAGGCTCACTGACCGACACCCAGGCATATTACGCTTATTCTCAG TACGCAGGAATCATGGCAGCATTAGGACTGGCTGTTGTCTATTTTGGCTACCTgtgcatcatctgcaaagatCAGAAGAATACAAATGAGACCACCAATGTTAACGAGCTGGAAATGTTTTCACCAAAGCTGGACGGGATTGTACCAAAGCCGGACGAGATTGTACCAAAGCCGGACGAGATTGTACCAAAGCCGGACGAGATTGTACCAAAGCCGGACGAGATTGTACCAAAGCCGGACGAGATTGTACCAAAGCCGGACGAGATTGTACCAAAGCCAGACGAGATTGTATCAAAGCCGGAGAATCCAATCCACTGA
- the LOC121647378 gene encoding uncharacterized protein LOC121647378 isoform X2, with protein sequence MAPVIEWMSKVKKEMKNSPLATNSCFGLILLGLEKIVEIEFSCPCNPTWNPWIVSSFFVAPAVIVFLLMCSIQGIKCKQFPYKAVMHSAFPGILWVILLFIDGQYYACAKTSWPGKYEVLDNPPFQRWCNPSNSTQNSLTDTQRWYSHSQLIGISMALGLACLYSGCLLVIYFCCEKNTKETTTDDTELENFVPKLDEIVRKLDDIVLKLDNLSR encoded by the exons ATGGCTCCAGTTATTGAATGGATGTCTAAAgtgaagaaagaaatgaaaaacagccCTCTGGCAACAAATTCTTGTTTTGGATTAATCCTCCTTGGTTTGGAGAAGATTGTGGAGATTGAATTTTCATGTCCTTGCAACCCTACATGGAATCCTTGGAttgtttcatcattttttgTTGCTCCGGCAGTGATAGTCTTCTTGCTTATGTGTTCCATTCAAGGAATCAAGTGTAAGCAATTCCCCTACAAAGCTGTCATGCACAGTGCATTTCCTGGCATATTGTGGGTGATTTTGCTGTTTATTGATGGTCAATACTATGCCTGTGCAAAGACATCCTGGCCAGGAAAGTATGAAGTTCTTGACAACCCTCCATTTCAGAGATGGTGTAATCCATCAAACTCAACTCAAAACTCACTGACAGACACCCAAAGATGGTACTCTCATTCTCAG CTCATAGGAATCTCGATGGCATTAGGACTGGCTTGTTTGTATTCGGGCTGCCTGCTCGTCATCTACTTCTGCTGTGAGAAGAATACAAAAGAGACCACCACTGACGACACGGAGCTGGAAAACTTTGTACCAAAGCTGGATGAAATTGTACGAAAGCTGGACGACATTGTACTAAAGCTGGACAATCTGAGCCGCTGA